GCCGATCCCCGCATGCAGAACGGTGAAGGGACCTGTCACCGCGTGTTACCGCAGCGATTCGGGACGACCACCGCTGTGGCAGGCAAGGCCCCAGATACTCCAATCGACCCCAGCGGGTCGATCCGGTGGTCCCCCCAACAGGGACCGTGAACCCTTCACAGGAGGCCTACCCACGTGCTGAGCAGCCTTTACCTTCGTCTCCAGGAGCTCGTCGCGAGCGCAAAGACCAAGGTCACCGAGCGCGAGGAGGGTCAGGGCATGGTTGAGTACGCCCTCATCCTCGTCCTCATCGCCGTCGTCGTCATCGTCATCCTCCAGGTTGTCGGGAAGCAGGTCAACAACGTCTTCTCGAACATCAGCAACGGTCTCGCCCAGTAAACAGGCGCAGGTCGTAGCCGAAAGGGGGGCCGCGGATTCGCGGCTCCCCTTTCCTCTCGTCAGCGAAACCCACCGACGATGCCCGTGGCGACGGGCTCCATCGCGATGTTCGGCGCCGGCGCCCGTCCCCGGGGCAGGGCCGATGTCATAACGAGTGCCGGCGTCATGGCCTGGACCGAGGGTCCTGGCCGTCTCCGGGAAGGAGGAATCTAGCGTGGCCACCGAGGTCAAGCAGCGAAACAACAAGGTCATCGTGCTCGTCGGCGTGGTCATCGCGCTGGTCGCGTTCGGTCTCTCCCTCTATGTCTCCCACAGCGGCAGCGGAAACGCCGCCAGCAGTGGGCAGACCATCCCCGTCGCCGTCGCCAAGACGGACCTGCTCCAGGGGTCGCAGATCAGCCAGGACTCGATCAGCATCGTCCAGTACTCGGCGGCCCAGGTGCCGGTCGGTGCCAGCCCCGACGGGGCCTCGCTGGTCAACAAGTTCCTCTCCGTGGGGATCACCAAGAACACCCCGCTGACCGCCAACCTGCTGGTCGCCGACGCCAACTCCGCCAAGGCCGCGGCCCTCACCGTGCAGCCCCTCGACATCCACCCCGGCTTCGTCGCCATCGCCATTCCCACCGACGGTGGCGGCGGCACCGCCGACAAGGCCTCGCCCGAGATCGTGAGCGTGGGCGGATGGGTGCAGCCCGAGGATCACCTCGACATCGTCATCGACAGCGGCCAGGGCTCGGTCCGGTACGCGTTCCAGGACGTGCGCGTGCTCAAGGTCGGCACCCAGGCGGCGTCCGGCGGCGCCGGGGGCGCAGCCGGCGCGGCGACCGTGTTCGTGGTCGAGCTGCCCCGCGCCCAGGCCGAGGAGATGGCATTCCTCATTGCCAAGAAGACCGATCTCAACGGCGCGGCCGGCGGCCAGCACATCCTCTCCTTCGTGCTCCGTGGCACCAAGGACAAGGGTGCCGGA
The genomic region above belongs to Candidatus Dormiibacterota bacterium and contains:
- a CDS encoding SAF domain-containing protein produces the protein MATEVKQRNNKVIVLVGVVIALVAFGLSLYVSHSGSGNAASSGQTIPVAVAKTDLLQGSQISQDSISIVQYSAAQVPVGASPDGASLVNKFLSVGITKNTPLTANLLVADANSAKAAALTVQPLDIHPGFVAIAIPTDGGGGTADKASPEIVSVGGWVQPEDHLDIVIDSGQGSVRYAFQDVRVLKVGTQAASGGAGGAAGAATVFVVELPRAQAEEMAFLIAKKTDLNGAAGGQHILSFVLRGTKDKGAGYLDIADPNVPAKKDAPVTVQTFNALFPGK
- a CDS encoding Flp family type IVb pilin, whose amino-acid sequence is MLSSLYLRLQELVASAKTKVTEREEGQGMVEYALILVLIAVVVIVILQVVGKQVNNVFSNISNGLAQ